The Clupea harengus chromosome 26, Ch_v2.0.2, whole genome shotgun sequence genome has a segment encoding these proteins:
- the LOC105892293 gene encoding E3 SUMO-protein ligase CBX4 isoform X2, with product MELPAAGEHVFAVESIEKRRIRKGRFEYLVKWRGWSPKYNTWEPEENILDPRLLVAFQDRERQEQLTGYRKRGPKPKHLLVQLPSFARRSSVLSGLQETSMDDVKLHKVEPVQTQQYQLNSKKHHQYQPHSKESHQAEQQVNSKKKFYYQLNSKKHHHYQPDPKMYDSQFQKAKVPETSPPSTGWSLPAPLKQKWVQDKDSGCLSKVKDITMELKKLPASLDSGRVTEVNSCTKEDPPPSGISGKLKIVKNKNKNGRIVIVMSKYMENGTQAARIKSGEGDADKLSPDHRVENSTEKKKAVQRQGSDHTHRKDSKDKGHESHASGTINGQSTQKDSLADKSAAVETNESQRVKGGQDLSEDQPLQLTTKPRSSPWLLQNKVASCLDGAYTEPPQKPSLSNKRRHSEHNEDQGGGKRFLSSRSISAPSTVTSPAQNHSMDLTGPQYPSNGHDFNFLGANPEEPIDLSCVRSREERNEVAKIQTTTPEELEPMSTAAGLLPTSAPSSGPTSGATSAPSSGPTSGPTSAPASVPASGPAQEDPAPAFRPFLGNIIITDVTANCLTVTFKEYVTI from the exons ATGGAGTTACCCGCCGCGGGAGAACACGTCTTTGCGGTGGAGAGCATCGAGAAGAGAAGGATCAGAAAG GGTCGTTTCGAGTACCTGGTCAAGTGGAGAGGTTGGTCTCCGAA ATATAACACGTGGGAGCCAGAGGAAAACATTCTCGACCCGCGACTTCTTGTCGCTTTCCAAGACAG GGAGCGACAAGAACAGCTGACAGGATACCGCAAGAGAGGCCCAAAACCGAAGCACTTATTGGTTCAG CTTCCCTCTTTTGCTCGGAGATCAAGTGTCCTCTCAGGCCTTCAGGAGACATCTATGGACGATGTCAAGCTGCACAAGGTGGAGCCGGTGCAGACGCAGCAGTACCAGCTCAACAGCAAGAAGCACCATCAGTACCAGCCGCACAGTAAGGAGAGCCACCAGGCGGAGCAGCAGGTCAACAGCAAAAAGAAGTTCTACTACCAGCTCAACAGCAAGAAGCACCACCACTACCAGCCTGATCCCAAAATGTATGACTCTCAGTTCCAAAAGGCCAAAGTGCCAGAAACATCCCCACCCAGCACTGGCTGGAGTCTGCCCGCACCCCTGAAGCAGAAATGGGTCCAGGACAAAGACTCTGGGTGTCTAAGTAAAGTGAAGGACATAACCATGGAGCTCAAAAAGCTCCCAGCAAGCCTGGACAGCGGCAGGGTGACTGAGGTGAACTCGTGCACCAAGGAGGACCCGCCGCCCAGTGGAATTAGCGGCAAGCTGAAGATTgtcaagaacaaaaacaaaaacggacgcattgtcattgtcatgaGCAAGTACATGGAGAACGGCACCCAAGCGGCCCGCATTAAGAGCGGGGAAGGAGACGCCGACAAATTGTCTCCGGACCACAGGGTGGAGAACtcgacagaaaagaaaaaggccGTGCAGAGGCAAGGGTCAGACCATACTCACAGAAAGGACAGTAAGGACAAGGGCCACGAGAGCCACGCATCGGGGACAATCAATGGCCAGTCCACACAGAAAGACTCTTTAGCAGACAAGTCAGCGGCAGTGGAGACAAACGAATCACAAAGGGTGAAGGGCGGACAGGATCTCTCTGAAGATCAGCCTCTACAGTTGACCACTAAGCCCAGGTCAAGCCCTTGGCTGCTCCAGAATAAGGTTGCATCCTGCCTGGATGGAGCTTATACAGAGCCCCCCCAAAAGCCCTCCTTGTCCAACAAGCGCCGCCACTCTGAGCACAATGAGGACCAGGGTGGGGGGAAAAGGTTCCTGAGCTCCAGGAGCATCAGCGCTCCGAGTACTGTGACCTCTCCCGCCCAGAACCATTCCATGGATCTAACTGGCCCCCAGTATCCCAGCAACGGGCATGACTTTAACTTCCTGGGCGCTAACCCAGAGGAGCCCATAGATTTGAGCTGCGTGCGatccagagaggagagaaatgaggTTGCAAAGATCCAGACCACCACTCCAGAGGAACTGGAGCCTATgtcaacagcagcaggattACTTCCTACATCAGCACCATCATCAG GACCTACGTCAGGAGCTACGTCAGCACCATCATCAGGACCTACGTCAGGACCTACGTCAGCACCAGCATCAGTaccagcatcaggaccagcaCAGGAGGATCCTGCTCCTGCTTTTAGGCCTTTCCTTGGAAACATTATCATCACTGATGTCACGGCCAACTGTCTCACTGTGACTTTTAAGGAATACGTTACAATTTGA
- the LOC105892293 gene encoding E3 SUMO-protein ligase CBX4 isoform X1 yields MELPAAGEHVFAVESIEKRRIRKGRFEYLVKWRGWSPKYNTWEPEENILDPRLLVAFQDRERQEQLTGYRKRGPKPKHLLVQLPSFARRSSVLSGLQETSMDDVKLHKVEPVQTQQYQLNSKKHHQYQPHSKESHQAEQQVNSKKKFYYQLNSKKHHHYQPDPKMYDSQFQKAKVPETSPPSTGWSLPAPLKQKWVQDKDSGCLSKVKDITMELKKLPASLDSGRVTEVNSCTKEDPPPSGISGKLKIVKNKNKNGRIVIVMSKYMENGTQAARIKSGEGDADKLSPDHRVENSTEKKKAVQRQGSDHTHRKDSKDKGHESHASGTINGQSTQKDSLADKSAAVETNESQRVKGGQDLSEDQPLQLTTKPRSSPWLLQNKVASCLDGAYTEPPQKPSLSNKRRHSEHNEDQGGGKRFLSSRSISAPSTVTSPAQNHSMDLTGPQYPSNGHDFNFLGANPEEPIDLSCVRSREERNEVAKIQTTTPEELEPMSTAAGLLPTSAPSSGPTSGATSAPSSGPTSGATSAPSSGPTSGPTSAPASVPASGPAQEDPAPAFRPFLGNIIITDVTANCLTVTFKEYVTI; encoded by the exons ATGGAGTTACCCGCCGCGGGAGAACACGTCTTTGCGGTGGAGAGCATCGAGAAGAGAAGGATCAGAAAG GGTCGTTTCGAGTACCTGGTCAAGTGGAGAGGTTGGTCTCCGAA ATATAACACGTGGGAGCCAGAGGAAAACATTCTCGACCCGCGACTTCTTGTCGCTTTCCAAGACAG GGAGCGACAAGAACAGCTGACAGGATACCGCAAGAGAGGCCCAAAACCGAAGCACTTATTGGTTCAG CTTCCCTCTTTTGCTCGGAGATCAAGTGTCCTCTCAGGCCTTCAGGAGACATCTATGGACGATGTCAAGCTGCACAAGGTGGAGCCGGTGCAGACGCAGCAGTACCAGCTCAACAGCAAGAAGCACCATCAGTACCAGCCGCACAGTAAGGAGAGCCACCAGGCGGAGCAGCAGGTCAACAGCAAAAAGAAGTTCTACTACCAGCTCAACAGCAAGAAGCACCACCACTACCAGCCTGATCCCAAAATGTATGACTCTCAGTTCCAAAAGGCCAAAGTGCCAGAAACATCCCCACCCAGCACTGGCTGGAGTCTGCCCGCACCCCTGAAGCAGAAATGGGTCCAGGACAAAGACTCTGGGTGTCTAAGTAAAGTGAAGGACATAACCATGGAGCTCAAAAAGCTCCCAGCAAGCCTGGACAGCGGCAGGGTGACTGAGGTGAACTCGTGCACCAAGGAGGACCCGCCGCCCAGTGGAATTAGCGGCAAGCTGAAGATTgtcaagaacaaaaacaaaaacggacgcattgtcattgtcatgaGCAAGTACATGGAGAACGGCACCCAAGCGGCCCGCATTAAGAGCGGGGAAGGAGACGCCGACAAATTGTCTCCGGACCACAGGGTGGAGAACtcgacagaaaagaaaaaggccGTGCAGAGGCAAGGGTCAGACCATACTCACAGAAAGGACAGTAAGGACAAGGGCCACGAGAGCCACGCATCGGGGACAATCAATGGCCAGTCCACACAGAAAGACTCTTTAGCAGACAAGTCAGCGGCAGTGGAGACAAACGAATCACAAAGGGTGAAGGGCGGACAGGATCTCTCTGAAGATCAGCCTCTACAGTTGACCACTAAGCCCAGGTCAAGCCCTTGGCTGCTCCAGAATAAGGTTGCATCCTGCCTGGATGGAGCTTATACAGAGCCCCCCCAAAAGCCCTCCTTGTCCAACAAGCGCCGCCACTCTGAGCACAATGAGGACCAGGGTGGGGGGAAAAGGTTCCTGAGCTCCAGGAGCATCAGCGCTCCGAGTACTGTGACCTCTCCCGCCCAGAACCATTCCATGGATCTAACTGGCCCCCAGTATCCCAGCAACGGGCATGACTTTAACTTCCTGGGCGCTAACCCAGAGGAGCCCATAGATTTGAGCTGCGTGCGatccagagaggagagaaatgaggTTGCAAAGATCCAGACCACCACTCCAGAGGAACTGGAGCCTATgtcaacagcagcaggattACTTCCTACATCAGCACCATCATCAGGACCTACGTCAGGAGCTACGTCAGCACCATCATCAGGACCTACGTCAGGAGCTACGTCAGCACCATCATCAGGACCTACGTCAGGACCTACGTCAGCACCAGCATCAGTaccagcatcaggaccagcaCAGGAGGATCCTGCTCCTGCTTTTAGGCCTTTCCTTGGAAACATTATCATCACTGATGTCACGGCCAACTGTCTCACTGTGACTTTTAAGGAATACGTTACAATTTGA